From Bradysia coprophila strain Holo2 chromosome IV unlocalized genomic scaffold, BU_Bcop_v1 contig_5, whole genome shotgun sequence, one genomic window encodes:
- the LOC119071484 gene encoding uncharacterized protein LOC119071484, whose protein sequence is MKRAHENSERYAVIETSDEEGTYVEFVPQLWLELARKSTLKQRDLVQFYFPRRTKQQSRDNFLRFLKQAKFMCTKPLDDGKWELKNGRILKLNLGSLEEALSAEKYYSDYFSTTEAEKNYEKAAASSTKKVMRKTKKAFLKSMNKVGDSSDSDDNENGGVNAISNYNIRFATDAQDLFTLDQSNNILSIDMDQLAEESLFGSGNQTSHSVQQPTSYSQTIQPTFSSPPNRQTFASLGNFAEPLNETFMAINEVLNEEDMNEERISEMDGQVSATETDLQNCAPNTDCCKGHQKILNKIDYVQKKLSKELGQLRQETNGNRKLLLQLLKRNEDDGNGQPEDVQDEPVHLDMAEIDEFNEKFKSVFPIKDSEYLIHFNKSLKMDQKFADNLLQKLEQMKGDDETKTARKILKALCHFECLKDFTWLGTRKMKSFQDLHLIVDMMTKLIEGKYPQCDAMSILTKVVQQRTKSAKEAWSKQNESLSVSQVVDSGADTVNKNDKPTNGTPTIENETVVIVVPSSVETDDNMTSG, encoded by the exons atgaagCGAGCTCACGAAAACAGTGAAAGATATGCGGTAATTGAAACTAGTGACGAAGAAGGTACTTATGTCGAATTCGTACCGCAATTGTGGCTGGAATTGGCTAGAAAAAGTACTCTGAAGCAGCGGGACCTTGTGCAGTTCTATTTTCCACGCCGTACAAAACAGCAAAGCAGGGACAATTTTTTGCGGTTCCTAAAACAAGCGAAATTTATGTGTACGAAACCACTGGATGATGGAAAATGGGAGCTGAAAAATGGAAGAATTTTGAAGCTAAACTTAG GGTCTCTTGAAGAAGCCCTCAGCGCTGAAAAGTACTACAGTGACTATTTTAGTACAACAGAAgctgaaaaaaattatgaaaaggCGGCCGCATCATCTACGAAAAAGGTCATGCGCAAAACGAAGAAGGCATTCCTGAAGTCGATGAACAAAGTCGGTGATTCCTCGGACAGCGAcgataatgaaaatggtg GAGTCAATGCAATCTCAAATTACAACATTCGATTCGCCACCGACGCTCAGGATCTTTTCACATTGGATCAGTCGAACAACATACTGAGCATTGACATGGATCAGTTGGCTGAAGAAAGTCTGTTCGGTTCAGGAAATCAAACCTCACATTCAGTTCAGCAACCAACGTCGTATTCGCAAACGATTCAACCGACATTCAGTTCACCTCCAAATCGACAAACGTTTGCTTCGCTAGGCAATTTTGCTGAACCATTAAACGAAACTTTCATGGCGATCAATGAAGTGCTAAACGAAGAAGACATGAATGAAGAACGAATTTCCGAAATGGATGGTCAGGTCTCAGCAACTGAAACTGACCTTCAGAACTGTGCTCCGAACACCGATTGCTGCAAAGGGCATCAGAAAATCCTGAATAAAATCGACTATGTCCAGAAAAAGCTTTCCAAAGAGTTGGGTCAACTTCGACAGGAAACGAACGGTAATCGTAAATTGTTGCTCCAGCTTTTGAAACGTAACGAGGACGATGGTAACGGTCAACCTGAAGATGTCCAAGATGAACCGGTTCACTTGGATATGGcagaaattgatgaattcaatgaaaaattcaagtCCGTTTTCCCCATTAAAGACTCGGAATACTTAATTCATTTCAACAAATCGTTGAAAATGGACCAGAAATTTGCCGACAATTTGTTGCAGAAGCTCGAACAAATGAAAGGCGACGATGAAACTAAGACCGCACGAAAAATCTTGAAGGCACTTTGTCATTTTGAATGCTTGAAGGATTTCACTTGGTTGGgtacaagaaaaatgaaatctttccAAGACTTGCACTTGATTGTGGATATGAtgacaaaattaatcgaaGGCAAATATCCACAATGTGATGCGATGAGCATTCTAACAAAGGTTGTCCAGCAACGAACAAAAAGTGCGAAAGAAGCCTGGTCAAAACAGAACGAATCATTATCGGTGTCGCAAGTTGTTGATTCCGGAGCTGACACTGTCAACAAAAATGATAAGCCGACGAATGGAACGCCGACTATTGAGAACGAAACGGTGGTTATCGTAGTGCCGTCCAGTGTCGAAACCGATGATAATATGACTTCCGGGTAA